The following are from one region of the Bacteroidota bacterium genome:
- a CDS encoding class II aldolase/adducin family protein has translation MTQRDNIIETLIGVCHRLYGKGFVSATDGNVSVRLKTGTFLTTRTGVNKGMVTDEDIIEVNMHGEVVSGNYAPSTELAMHLYIYLQRPDVNAVVHAHPPYATGFATARQPLTGCVFPEVIVGLGAIPLAEYATPSTLEVVKAIEPFVKHTDAIMLSNHGVVTYGNDLYDAYYKMEKVEHAAHITFIARMLGGENLLSQQDVEKLKSISKDFSDRLACETSDTCRQSNTPKQTENSEDDLKTYIKKHYL, from the coding sequence ATGACGCAGCGGGATAATATTATAGAAACATTGATCGGTGTCTGTCACCGGCTTTACGGGAAAGGCTTTGTCTCGGCAACCGATGGCAATGTGAGCGTTCGGCTTAAAACAGGAACATTCCTGACCACACGAACCGGTGTGAACAAGGGAATGGTTACCGACGAAGATATAATCGAAGTTAATATGCACGGCGAGGTGGTTTCGGGTAACTACGCCCCCTCAACCGAGTTAGCAATGCATCTCTATATTTATTTACAGCGCCCCGATGTAAATGCAGTTGTTCATGCACATCCGCCGTATGCAACAGGGTTTGCTACAGCCCGCCAACCATTAACCGGATGCGTGTTTCCGGAAGTCATTGTAGGTTTGGGAGCAATCCCGCTTGCCGAATACGCAACGCCCTCAACTCTCGAAGTAGTTAAAGCCATTGAGCCGTTCGTTAAACACACCGACGCGATAATGCTTTCTAATCACGGCGTTGTAACTTACGGCAACGATTTATACGATGCGTATTACAAAATGGAAAAAGTTGAACACGCAGCTCATATTACTTTTATTGCCCGGATGTTAGGGGGAGAAAATCTTTTATCGCAGCAAGATGTAGAAAAATTAAAATCTATTAGCAAAGATTTTTCAGACAGGCTTGCGTGCGAAACTTCCGACACATGCAGACAAAGTAATACACCGAAACAAACCGAAAATTCAGAAGACGATTTGAAAACTTATATTAAAAAGCATTATCTATGA
- a CDS encoding metalloregulator ArsR/SmtB family transcription factor translates to MAKPIPVCKIGIVHKDRVKSAQSAIKNEESIFKASEIFKILSDPTRLKIVMALAKEELCVCDIAALLNLTESAISHQLRLLKNSRIVKHRREGKMAYYSIDDKHIEDLIKTALQHTTE, encoded by the coding sequence ATGGCTAAACCAATCCCCGTTTGCAAAATTGGAATCGTGCACAAAGACAGGGTTAAATCAGCCCAGAGTGCAATCAAAAACGAAGAAAGTATATTTAAAGCTTCCGAAATCTTTAAAATACTCAGCGACCCTACCCGCTTAAAAATTGTAATGGCATTAGCAAAAGAAGAACTCTGTGTTTGCGACATCGCAGCTCTCCTCAACTTAACTGAGTCAGCAATTTCACACCAGCTTCGTCTGCTTAAAAATTCACGAATCGTAAAACATCGCCGCGAAGGCAAGATGGCTTATTATTCAATAGACGATAAGCATATTGAAGATTTAATAAAAACGGCTTTACAACATACAACAGAGTAA
- a CDS encoding D-alanine--D-alanine ligase family protein, giving the protein MKRKLKIGVLFGGRSAEHEVSLVSATSVINALDKKKYDVVPIGITLNGRWISSPDALEVLKSRKKINQQPQKILLPDPNLQGIVEIFSKINSKEKIDVIFPVLHGTFGEDGTVQGLLELANIPYVGAGVLASSVAMDKIVARRLYKAAGIPVTPDVWFLRKEFQVNKKFYLSQVANELGFPCFVKPANMGSSVGITKAHNRRELEGAIELAAYYDRKILVEKSVQNAREIEVSLLGNDNPIVSVPGEIIPSNEFYDYDAKYVDGKSTSEIPVNIPKRVSDKIKEYALRGYKAIDCSGMARADFLVERNSNKIYLSELNTIPGFTSISMYPKLWEASGIPYPKLLDMLIKVAIEKFEEKSKLKTAYRPKKDWYKN; this is encoded by the coding sequence ATGAAACGTAAACTTAAAATAGGTGTTCTGTTTGGTGGAAGGTCAGCCGAGCACGAAGTGTCGTTAGTATCTGCAACGTCAGTAATCAATGCACTCGACAAGAAGAAGTATGATGTTGTTCCGATAGGAATTACATTAAATGGCAGATGGATAAGTTCGCCCGATGCACTTGAAGTTTTGAAATCAAGAAAAAAAATAAACCAACAACCACAAAAAATTCTACTGCCCGACCCAAACTTACAAGGTATAGTAGAAATTTTTTCAAAAATAAATTCTAAAGAAAAAATTGATGTAATATTTCCGGTTCTTCACGGGACATTCGGAGAGGATGGAACGGTGCAGGGGTTACTTGAACTTGCTAACATTCCGTATGTTGGGGCTGGTGTGCTTGCCTCATCGGTTGCAATGGATAAAATTGTTGCACGCCGGCTTTACAAGGCAGCAGGTATTCCCGTTACACCCGACGTCTGGTTTCTTCGGAAAGAATTCCAGGTAAATAAAAAGTTTTATTTATCTCAAGTAGCGAATGAACTTGGTTTCCCCTGTTTTGTTAAACCGGCGAATATGGGCTCAAGTGTTGGAATTACAAAAGCACACAACCGGCGTGAGCTTGAAGGTGCAATCGAGCTTGCTGCGTATTATGACAGGAAAATTTTAGTCGAGAAATCAGTTCAGAATGCTCGCGAAATCGAGGTTAGCTTGTTGGGCAACGACAATCCGATTGTATCGGTGCCGGGCGAGATTATTCCATCAAACGAATTTTACGACTATGATGCAAAATATGTGGATGGCAAGTCCACCTCGGAAATACCAGTAAACATTCCTAAACGCGTTTCAGATAAAATTAAAGAGTATGCTTTGCGGGGTTACAAGGCAATAGATTGTTCGGGTATGGCGCGTGCCGACTTTTTAGTAGAAAGAAATTCTAACAAAATCTATTTAAGCGAACTCAACACAATTCCCGGATTTACATCAATCAGTATGTATCCGAAACTTTGGGAAGCATCGGGAATTCCATATCCAAAACTGTTAGATATGTTAATTAAGGTAGCGATTGAAAAATTTGAAGAGAAGTCGAAGTTAAAGACCGCTTATAGACCGAAGAAAGATTGGTATAAAAATTAA
- a CDS encoding adenosine-specific kinase: protein MELKIVKIEKPADMNFILGQSHFIKTVEDIYEAVVSTNPNIKFGLAFCEASGPALARYIGNDQNLIEIAKKNAMVLSAGHSFVLFMENGFPINILNAIKMVPEVCYIYCATANPVEVIIAETEQGRGILGVIDGVKTKGVETDDDIKNRKEFLRKIGYKL from the coding sequence ATGGAACTGAAAATTGTAAAAATTGAAAAGCCCGCCGATATGAATTTCATACTCGGTCAGTCGCACTTCATAAAAACTGTTGAAGATATTTACGAAGCTGTGGTATCAACAAACCCGAATATCAAATTTGGACTTGCTTTTTGCGAAGCGTCAGGTCCGGCTCTCGCTCGGTACATCGGTAACGACCAAAACTTAATCGAAATTGCAAAAAAGAATGCTATGGTTTTATCCGCCGGTCATTCCTTTGTTTTGTTTATGGAAAATGGTTTTCCGATCAACATACTCAATGCGATTAAAATGGTGCCGGAGGTTTGCTATATTTATTGTGCGACCGCTAATCCGGTTGAAGTAATAATTGCAGAAACCGAACAAGGTCGCGGAATCCTCGGCGTGATTGATGGAGTAAAGACTAAGGGCGTTGAAACGGATGACGATATTAAAAATAGAAAAGAGTTTTTAAGAAAAATTGGTTACAAATTATAA
- a CDS encoding Mut7-C RNAse domain-containing protein — MKFVADTMLEKLARWLRLIGNDVVYDSYKSLKELVDLSNSEERVFLTRRKSFPENIAPVTLYDLCSEDFDVQMKRVIVQFGLDLNAKLFTRCVECNVEVEKVIDKETVKTRVPHRSWEGFAEFYECPKCKKVFWKGAHLTNTMNKLNRILDKKI, encoded by the coding sequence ATGAAATTTGTGGCTGATACGATGCTCGAGAAATTAGCCCGCTGGCTTCGACTTATAGGAAACGATGTTGTTTACGATTCCTATAAATCGCTGAAAGAACTTGTAGATTTAAGCAACAGCGAGGAGCGGGTGTTTCTAACTCGTCGGAAATCTTTTCCCGAGAACATTGCACCGGTTACTCTTTACGACCTATGCAGCGAAGACTTTGATGTTCAGATGAAACGTGTTATCGTGCAGTTTGGTTTAGACCTTAACGCAAAACTTTTTACACGATGTGTTGAATGTAACGTAGAAGTCGAAAAAGTCATCGATAAGGAAACTGTCAAAACCAGAGTCCCACATCGTTCGTGGGAAGGGTTTGCTGAGTTTTACGAATGCCCGAAGTGTAAAAAAGTATTTTGGAAAGGGGCGCATCTAACTAATACCATGAATAAATTAAATAGAATTTTGGATAAAAAAATTTAA
- a CDS encoding CDGSH iron-sulfur domain-containing protein yields the protein MTEPKIAQKAPFVLELEPGKYYWCACGLSTNQPFCNSSHKNTDLKPEIFEIKEKTKIALCGCKQTKTKPKCDRTHKTL from the coding sequence ATAACAGAACCTAAAATAGCTCAGAAAGCTCCATTTGTTTTAGAGCTTGAGCCAGGAAAATATTATTGGTGCGCTTGCGGTTTATCCACTAACCAGCCATTCTGCAATAGTTCGCACAAAAATACTGATCTCAAACCGGAAATTTTTGAGATAAAAGAAAAAACTAAGATAGCGCTTTGCGGTTGTAAACAGACTAAAACCAAACCTAAATGCGACAGAACACATAAAACACTATAG
- a CDS encoding heavy metal translocating P-type ATPase, which produces MSKKSKNTLLYVKGVCCSEEEVIVRKKLSSIEGIEQFQFNLITQRLSVTHTCPEDKIINVLGSAGFKAQRFEASVKPKNFWEKHSNLIFTTTSGFLTFLGIALNFFGITQSVTIAIFVAAICSGGWQIAIKGYKAVLNLALDMNFLMSIATIGAVIIGEFAEAAAVIFMFSLALLLESYSIERTRNAIRSLMELAPQTASVKNGNSEISKKIEDVKIGEIIIVRPGERVSLDGIITHGKTSVNESLITGESLPVFKSESDAVYAGTINGKGIIEFKVTHSYRDTKLAHIIHLVEEAQSEKSQSQTFIEKFSRYYTPSVVVLAILIAAIPPLFFSQPFIEWFYRSLVMLVIACPCALVISTPVTIVSGITSAARNGVLIKGGRYLEEIGKISALAIDKTGTLTEGKPKVVDVVPLNSVSNTELLRIAAAIEAKSEHPLAAAVELKAIEEDISFQDIVVHDFESFPGKGIKAVVNGKTYILGNHHFCEELQACNNQVENILHKLENEGKTVVVIIEENIPVGVISVVDTAREESKQAISLLHKVGIKKVIMLTGDNEVTARSIAGELGIDDVRAHLLPENKVEAINELKNIYGNVGMVGDGVNDAPALASASIGIAMGTAGTDAAIETSNIVLMSDNLSKVSETINLSRKTLRIIKQNITIALVTKGIFLILGASGIATLWLAILADDGAALLVILNGLRLLKRNTY; this is translated from the coding sequence ATGAGTAAAAAAAGTAAAAACACACTTCTTTATGTAAAAGGAGTTTGCTGCAGCGAAGAAGAAGTTATTGTGCGAAAAAAACTCTCTTCTATCGAGGGGATTGAGCAATTCCAATTCAACCTCATCACACAACGACTTAGTGTAACGCACACTTGTCCGGAAGATAAAATTATAAACGTGCTCGGCTCAGCCGGTTTTAAAGCTCAAAGGTTTGAAGCATCTGTAAAACCAAAAAATTTTTGGGAAAAACATTCTAATCTGATTTTTACTACAACCTCCGGTTTCCTAACTTTTTTGGGTATCGCCTTAAATTTTTTCGGAATTACTCAATCGGTAACAATAGCAATTTTCGTTGCAGCTATTTGTAGCGGAGGATGGCAGATTGCTATAAAAGGTTACAAAGCTGTCCTCAATCTTGCATTAGATATGAATTTCCTAATGTCGATTGCAACAATCGGTGCGGTGATAATAGGTGAATTTGCCGAAGCAGCGGCAGTCATATTTATGTTCTCGTTGGCTTTACTACTTGAATCGTACAGCATCGAAAGAACTCGTAATGCAATCCGATCGTTGATGGAACTTGCGCCTCAAACTGCCTCTGTTAAAAACGGCAACAGTGAGATATCAAAAAAAATCGAGGATGTTAAAATCGGAGAAATAATTATTGTTCGCCCCGGCGAAAGAGTTTCGCTCGATGGAATTATTACTCACGGAAAAACATCTGTAAATGAATCGCTTATTACCGGCGAATCGCTGCCGGTTTTTAAAAGCGAAAGTGATGCTGTATATGCAGGCACAATCAACGGGAAAGGAATTATTGAGTTTAAAGTTACACATAGTTATCGCGATACTAAATTAGCTCACATCATCCATCTTGTTGAAGAAGCACAATCGGAGAAATCTCAGAGTCAAACATTTATCGAAAAGTTTTCGCGCTATTACACTCCATCGGTAGTTGTTTTAGCAATTTTGATTGCAGCCATTCCGCCTCTCTTTTTTTCTCAACCTTTCATCGAATGGTTTTACCGCTCGCTAGTAATGCTCGTTATCGCTTGTCCCTGTGCTCTTGTAATCTCAACACCGGTAACTATTGTAAGTGGAATAACAAGCGCTGCCCGCAACGGAGTTCTTATAAAAGGCGGTAGATATTTGGAAGAAATCGGTAAAATATCAGCACTTGCCATCGACAAAACTGGCACACTAACGGAAGGTAAGCCAAAAGTTGTTGATGTGGTTCCTTTGAATTCAGTTTCTAATACTGAACTTTTAAGGATCGCTGCAGCAATTGAAGCAAAATCGGAACATCCGTTAGCGGCGGCAGTTGAACTGAAAGCAATCGAAGAAGATATATCATTTCAAGATATTGTCGTTCACGATTTTGAATCGTTCCCGGGCAAAGGTATTAAAGCAGTTGTTAATGGAAAAACCTACATACTCGGCAATCATCATTTTTGTGAAGAACTGCAAGCGTGCAACAATCAAGTGGAAAATATACTTCATAAATTAGAGAACGAGGGAAAAACTGTTGTAGTCATAATTGAAGAAAATATTCCTGTCGGAGTGATATCTGTTGTAGATACAGCGCGAGAAGAGAGTAAACAGGCGATATCGCTTCTTCACAAAGTCGGCATCAAAAAGGTGATAATGCTTACGGGCGACAACGAAGTAACAGCCCGCTCGATTGCCGGCGAACTTGGCATTGATGATGTGCGTGCCCATTTACTCCCCGAAAATAAAGTCGAAGCAATTAATGAATTAAAAAATATTTATGGAAATGTTGGAATGGTAGGCGACGGGGTGAACGATGCGCCTGCGCTGGCATCAGCGTCAATTGGTATTGCTATGGGAACAGCCGGCACTGATGCGGCAATCGAAACCTCGAACATCGTCCTGATGTCCGATAATCTCTCGAAAGTTTCTGAAACTATAAACTTATCCAGAAAAACGCTTCGAATTATTAAACAGAACATTACAATTGCATTAGTAACGAAAGGGATATTTTTGATTTTAGGTGCATCGGGTATAGCAACCTTGTGGCTTGCAATTTTAGCAGATGATGGAGCGGCATTGTTAGTAATATTAAACGGATTGAGGTTGTTGAAGAGGAACACTTATTAG
- the hutU gene encoding urocanate hydratase, which yields MVSHTNIKAPKGTQISCKGWIQEAALRMLMNNLDAEVAEKPEELIVYGGTGKAARNWDCYDAIIRSLKELENDETLLVQSGKPVGIFKTHTDAPRVLISNSMLVPHWATWDEFRRLEGLGLTMYGQMTAGSWIYIGSQGILQGTYETFVECGNKYFGGNLSGKFILTAGLGGMGGAQPLAATMTGAAILVIEVDRIRIEKRLKTGYLDKTTDNLDEALKLILDAKAKKEALSVGLLGNAAEILPEIVKRGIVPDILTDQTSAHDTLNGYVPAGISYQQALALRQNDPQKYIAMTRISIAEHVLAMIELQKRGAVTFDYGNNIRGEAFANGVMNAFDIPGFVPEYIRPLFCDGKGPFRWAVLSGDPEDIYRTDRAIIETFPENKPLIRWIETAQKRIHFQGLPARICWLGYGERAKMGKIFNDLVARGEVKAPIVIGRDHLDCGSVASPNRETEKMKDGSDAIADWPILNALLNAVGGASWVSVHHGGGVGIGMSIHAGMVVVADGTKEAERRLERVLTYDPGMGIIRHADAGYERAIVNAKKFSVKVPMVK from the coding sequence ATGGTTAGTCATACAAATATTAAAGCACCAAAAGGAACTCAAATTTCCTGCAAAGGTTGGATACAAGAAGCCGCACTTAGAATGTTGATGAATAATTTAGATGCGGAAGTTGCAGAAAAACCGGAAGAACTTATCGTTTACGGCGGAACAGGAAAAGCTGCGCGAAACTGGGATTGCTACGATGCAATTATTCGCAGTTTGAAAGAACTTGAAAATGATGAAACGCTTCTCGTTCAATCCGGAAAACCTGTTGGAATTTTTAAAACCCACACCGATGCACCGCGAGTCCTGATTTCTAATTCTATGCTCGTTCCGCATTGGGCTACGTGGGATGAGTTCCGGCGGTTGGAAGGACTTGGTTTAACAATGTACGGACAAATGACAGCCGGAAGCTGGATTTATATTGGCTCGCAAGGAATTCTGCAAGGTACTTATGAAACATTTGTAGAATGCGGTAACAAATACTTTGGCGGAAATCTTTCAGGAAAATTCATACTCACTGCCGGACTTGGCGGAATGGGCGGCGCTCAACCGCTCGCCGCAACAATGACCGGTGCTGCTATCCTTGTAATCGAAGTTGATCGAATAAGAATCGAGAAACGTTTAAAAACCGGATACCTCGATAAAACTACAGACAATCTTGATGAGGCACTCAAACTTATTCTTGATGCGAAAGCGAAAAAGGAAGCGCTCAGTGTCGGATTGCTAGGCAATGCTGCCGAAATTTTACCGGAGATTGTCAAACGCGGAATTGTTCCCGATATTCTCACCGACCAAACATCCGCACACGACACTCTAAATGGTTACGTGCCCGCAGGAATCTCGTATCAGCAAGCTCTTGCACTTCGACAAAACGATCCACAAAAATATATTGCAATGACACGCATTTCAATCGCCGAACACGTACTGGCAATGATCGAACTTCAAAAGCGAGGAGCTGTAACTTTCGATTATGGCAACAACATACGCGGCGAAGCTTTTGCAAACGGCGTGATGAATGCTTTCGATATTCCCGGCTTTGTGCCTGAATATATCCGTCCGCTTTTCTGCGACGGAAAAGGTCCTTTCCGCTGGGCTGTGCTTTCAGGCGACCCTGAAGATATTTACAGAACCGATAGAGCGATTATAGAAACATTTCCGGAAAATAAACCTCTCATTCGTTGGATTGAAACTGCACAGAAGCGAATCCATTTTCAAGGATTGCCTGCGCGAATTTGTTGGCTTGGTTATGGTGAGCGAGCAAAGATGGGGAAAATTTTTAATGATCTTGTTGCAAGAGGAGAAGTCAAAGCCCCGATTGTAATTGGTCGCGATCATCTCGACTGTGGCTCAGTTGCATCCCCGAATCGCGAAACGGAAAAAATGAAAGACGGCAGCGATGCAATTGCTGATTGGCCCATTCTTAACGCCCTGCTTAATGCGGTCGGAGGTGCAAGCTGGGTAAGTGTACATCACGGCGGCGGCGTTGGTATTGGAATGTCGATTCACGCGGGAATGGTTGTGGTTGCCGACGGAACAAAAGAAGCCGAACGCCGGCTTGAACGCGTTCTAACATACGATCCCGGAATGGGAATTATCCGTCATGCTGATGCCGGTTACGAACGCGCTATTGTGAATGCTAAAAAGTTTAGTGTAAAAGTTCCGATGGTGAAATAG